The sequence below is a genomic window from Rattus rattus isolate New Zealand chromosome 3, Rrattus_CSIRO_v1, whole genome shotgun sequence.
CGTGTTGTCTCTATGACACTTGGTGTATCGGGTAAAATTTACAATGCCACAGTTCCCAGACTGGTCACCTATCATGTTAACTGCATCGTAACACTGGCGAGGGGCCTCCTTGGCTCTACGTCCAAAAATGGCCTGGCACTGCAAGGACCTGGATCTGCACCCCTTATTGAAGCAAAAGCCTCCATACCTGCACGGAGTCCCATCCTGCTTGTAATAGTCTTTCGGACAGAAACCTGAGAGCCCGTCACAGTACTCTGCGAGGTcgcattcatttttttcctccctgcaCACATAGCCCGATGGAAGAAAGTTGCACTTATGACAACAGAGCCCGGAGGAGCAGTTGACGCCCTCTTTCCACTTACAGTCTGGCCCGCAGCACAGGTCGCTTTTGCACTCTTCTTCGGAGCCGCAGTCACACTCCTCCTTGTTTTCCACAATTTTATTTCCACACCTCTCTACTATATGCAGCTTTGGGAAGTCAGATAGACAATAGGACATTTTGTAAGACGCGTGTAAAAAATACTGATGGTAACTACAGTTACTAAACCCTGTACGTCCTGTACCCATGACacagctcttcctgcctctgcactgACAGAATTCCTCATCATGATACATCCCCACACAATGGCCCATTTCGTGAGCAGTCCAAGTGGCAGGTCCCAGGAGATTAACGTTGAGGAAGCTGCTTGCGGATCCAGCATGGAATTCTTCACATGCCCTTCCCCAGGACCACGCAGTAGCATCACTGTATCTCCTTGCAATGTATAAATGTGTCCAGTCCGCAGGAAGCCGGTGTTGCAGCGAAGCTCTTTTGTAAAGCACGAATTGGCCTAACACTTGGGATAAACTGGAATAATAAAGATGTATTTTGTCAAACTGCGTCCAGACTTCAAGCGCCTTCAGTTGAATCTTCAAGCTGACATCCTGAAAGTAGGTGTCTGCAATTGAAGCCAAGAGAATGGCGTCCTCTACCATTCTAGTCATATTGCCTCGGGTAAACACATATCTACTCAGGTCAAAGACCATGACCAATTCCAAGTACCTTTGGTGCTTGTAGGACTGATGAAAGTTTTTTATCCtagccacttcctcttcctcggCTGTTGGCCCATCTGTTTCTTCATCAACCACACCACAGGTCTCATTGCCGGAGTTGTCCTCAGTTAGGAGATACACTACATGTTCAAAACGGGGAGAGGCCCTGAGGGGTTCGATTTGGTAGTATCTGGAGTCAATGTTCAAGACGCCTCGCAGACCCCCCATGCATGTACTCAGAGTAGATTCGGCTTCTTGAGAGCCCTCCACGAAGCCCACGTAATTACACTGGTCTGGAATATGTGGGTAGTCCTCTATCAGACTGTCCTCTTTGGTGAAGGAGAAAACTGGCAGGTGTCTGGGCAGCAGTAACTTCTTGGGCCGCAAGTGCACCACGCGCTCCTTGCCTTCTATATGTAAGAGGTATGACAAAGAACTGTCGACACCCTGCGCCTCTTTCCTCAAGCTTAGTACTTTGGGAATGGTGATTTCATACGAGTCGAAGCCCCAGTCAGGGTCAAATAGTAGGTCTTCGGCCATAGCCTCAAGAAAGAGCATCGCCAGAAGCAGCCAgcggtgttgggggagggaggcccACACTGACCTCATGATCGGTTCTGTTTATCCCCACTTGGTTTGTTCTAGACTCAGGAGTTGCAGGAGCAACTCCAGCCTCTGGTTTGGGCATCAGATTTCCATGGGACTCCACTACGAGGACAGGAGCCGCAGGCGCACCGCTCCCCTGGCAGGCTTTCCTGGGAGTTAGATGGCGGGTTTTCCCCAGGCGCCCCCTACCCAACGCATCCAGTTcgtttccctcccccaccccccacccctgcccggGGCAGTAAATTAAGCTCGCGCTTAAGAGTAGAGGAAAACCTGAGCGCGCGAACAATAGAATAAGGAGCGGCCCCAAGCGTGTTCTAAACACGAGGGATGCAGAGGGGCGGTTGTAGATTCAGAGATGGAGACGGAATAGGGAGATTGGCTCAGAGACAACTTATTATGGAGTCTGTCTACAGGAGAACGGAAGAAATCACGTGCTTTGCCTGGTggttgtggcacatgcctttctttaatcccaaaactccgggaggcagaggcagtgggatttctgtgagttagaggccaggctggtctccagtGTGAGggaggactacacagagaaattctgtctacaaacaaacaaacaaacaaacaacaacaaaaccatcactacccccccacacacacattttatagcGCCTCCCTCGCCTCGCTGGTAAGTGTGCCCCATTTTCTGGTGGCTGTCTCCAAGAAGCTGAAGATACCAGTCAGTCCCAGATTCCGCATCACACCCTTCTGCCCCAGGGTCTTCCAGCTGCTGGCTTTTCAGATCTCTTCAGCCAAACTAGAAAACAATCATTTTGCCTCTTTTGCTGCTGGTCAGGAATGTTCAGGTTGGTGTAGCCATGCACAATGAGCACTTGTTGGGGTCAGGAGAAGCCCAGGGATATTCTGAGAAAGGGACATTGTGGCTTATAACTAATTTAAATATGTGCAGGTGACAGGTGATGTGTCATTGGCGAAGAAAAATGTCCTtcattcagaggccagaagggctTAACATCCACAGACAACCCCGGAGGAATGACAGAAGACTGAAGACAAACGTTTTCAGTTTTAGTCTTAGGAAATTCAGTCAGGCTGCTTCCCATGGAAAAACTATGAAGACCCATCATTAAGTGAGGAGTGAGCTTTTGATGATCCAGACATGTTATCTGTGGGCAGAATTCATGGCCCCTggctgagaaggaaagggagaggaggaggataggaggaagggaggcaaggGCTGAGAGCATCAGGAGTGCTttccctggatgctgccatattcagGTGTGGCAGCTttcagcccctcctccctccaggcTGGACGGTTAACTGGCTcagtcttgtgcaggcaaccacagctgcgcTGTGCTCATAATTGTGGTGATCCCATTATGCCTAGAGGATGCCGttcactttggtcttcctcccCATgaggctcttacagtcttttcaCCCTCTCTTCCTAGATGGACCCCTGAGCATGAAGGGTGGTGTGGGGCATGCACCCCATATATTCTTAGTCTCTACACAGTCCAGCTGTGAGgttttgtgtgcgtgcatgggtgcgtgtgtgtgtgtgtgtgtgtgtgtgtgtgtgtgtcacacacacacacgctcgcgtGCGCACGCACAGGCTAGTCACCTTTAAGGATAGAATTTTTTTcatcttgactttttaaaaattcattctattcgtttacatttcaaatgatatcctctttTCCTGATAGAATTTTAAATGTGGTCGGGTAGGTGGACCTCCTAGGGTAACATAACCCGGGTTAAGTCCATCCCCACGCCATCAGCATAGTGCTCCATGGAATAGTgtggggaaaggagacagggagaccaAACAAGAGACCTCAGGAAACCTAGGATGTATGGTCAGGCTAAAAGAAGAGGCTTGTGGTGTTCCGAGGATTGGGTTTGGAAAAGGAAGGGCAAGCTGAAACAGGGAGCTGAGCAGAGTTCCAGGAACCCCGAACTTAGCCAAACGAAGACTATGTGAACTGGTTCAGGAGAGAGCTCAGAAGCTAAAGCAGATACCGGGATCTAGGTATACAAACTGGAGATTCGTTAGCAAAGCCAGCTCACATTTTCAAGAAGTTGGGCAAGGCGGAGAGAAAAGACGAGGAGGAAGCTGGTGTGGATGCtgtgacagaaagaaaaggtaaagagGACACAGTTCTGACCATTCTCCTCTGCTGGTGGGAAGCCAGACAGAGTGCCCAGTCAGCCTTCAAGGGCTGGGATGCTCCAGCAGTGGGACTACCCAGCAGGAGACATGGGACACAGCACTGGGAGGTGAGAAGGTGAGCGACCATCAGGGCAGGGTTCCAACATGCTCTGCGAGCTCAGCCTCTACAGGGAGAGTGAGGAGGTGGTGAAGGGGACCCAGGAGATAGGAGAGAACCTGTGTCTCCTCCACTGTGAAAGTCCTGCAGAACATTGTAAGGACACAAACAATGCCAGCAGACAGGGAGTAGCTGAGGAAAGGCTGCATTACCCCCTGACTATTGCTCCCCAAGCCCCCTCCATCCTGAGGAATACAGAAAGTGTACATTTtcagagacagagtcttgctatgtaactaTGTAACTGTAGTGAGGCCTCAAGTCTGTGGGTCCTCTGGGGAACACACGCATTTGCTACCCCATCAGGCAAGAAGGGTATTGGAATTTTGAGACGTGGGGTCTAGCTGGAGGAAGTTGCATCATCCAGGTGTGCCCTTCCAGAGGATATTTCGACCCTGGCCTCTTCCTTTTTGCTTCCTAGCCATGAGGTGACAGCTTCTCACACTCTTTGCTGACCAGAGTAGGCCAAAcccataagtcaaaataaacctttcctttatGATTGATTATTAGAGGCATTTCCCCACAAATATGACAAAAGGGGCAGAAGAAACTTTGGGGAGGCAGTGGCTCTGCTAATGATCTTAACAGTGACAGCTTTACCGGTACACACATATCTCGaacatgtatgtaatatgtaatgtatgtatgtaatatgtaatgtatgtatgtaatatgtaatgtatgtatgtaatatgtaatgaACATGAGTCTCtatatagaatattaaatatgTGCAGCAATTTATATGTGGGTCATCTCTCAGTAGAGTgtctattgtttatttttatacttatataAATGGTACATAAATACAATGTTAGGAAATAATGACTGAAATGTACTAGTTCAGTTCAATGgccgtccccacccccacctccctgctgcCCCACTTCTCCATGGTGTTTCTGCTCCTGGTAAGTCTCCCTCACCCTTCCTTATTTCACCCATTCCATTGCCTTCTCTACCCCGTTCTCTGAAGCCCTTTCTAGAAAGTGACTTAAATCTAGAAAATAGTGCATGTTGTTCACCTTATTGCAAGAGCGGCTCttccgctctctctctctctctctctctctctctctctctctctctctctcctctctctctcttcctctcctggcttgacaagataaaaaaaaaagagtggctcCTCCCAGTGACAACACATAGTGCACATAATTTTCTAGATTTACTTCGATGACCCCAACATTCTAGCAGAATGCACTACCCTCTGACTTGACAGTTTCTCTCCTGTGCCACAGTTATGCTAGTCAAAAACCTCACATTTACCCTGTTTTAAAGCTTTCCTGTATTATGCTAGTGAGCGTGAACAAATACGTGCTTTACAACAATTAAGATGTATgtttacatataaacacacacacattttagccCCTTGAAACTATTTCTATTGTGTCAGACTGCTAGAATGTAAAGGAGTAGatcaaagaaagggaaagtgTTCATACTGATTAGTGTTATTGACTCACCCTTAAAAATGGTGTTCTTTACAAAGGAAGCCACACCGAGCGCTTGGATTTTACATATTAGAATTAAGACCATCTAACTAGCAGCGTGTGCCAGTCAATATCTGCCGCCTGAGAGAGCATGGGCACCTGAGAGCCATTCTCCACATTGCGTAACAGCTAAGGTTTTCGCTAGAAAAAGAATATAGCTCAATATTTTTGGATTGCTATTAAGGTGGGGTATATTTAGTAAGTGGAAGCAAATATGCTTTTAGTTGTCATAAATATCAACATTTTGAGGGCTTGGAGAGGCTCGGTGTGTGAGCCTGCAAGCGTGGGGACCTGACtctcaatccccagcatccacgttGAAAGCTGGCACAGCTGtttccctgtaatcccagcgttgAGAGGTAGGAGCTTGCAGGCCAGTCAGCCTGGCTGAAATGGTTCAGGAAGAAACACTGCCTCAAGGTAATAAGGTGTCAGGGAAAGATAGGAAGATGCCTCCTATTCTGCTTTGACCTCCaaatgcacttacacacatatacctcacacacacacacacacacacacacacacacacacacacacacacacatataccacacacatcatacacataacacacacacaatcacacacatataccacacacatcatacacataacacacacacacacacacagacacagacacacacacacacacacacacacacacatacacactttaaaagaaaacactctGGGAACCTGGCCCTTGGGAACCCACTTGGAATAGTGCAGGAAGAGTTTGTTTATGGAGCTATTAGAGCCAACAAAGAAAaggtctcacttttttttttttttttttggttctttttttcggagctgggaaaaGGTCTCACTCTTAAAATTCTTTCCAGCTACTGATAAAGCTTAGTAGAGTGCCagcaaaaatgttttttttttttttttttattaacttgagtatttcttatttacctttcgagtgttattccctttcccggtttccgggcgaacaccccctaatccctccccctccccttctttatgggtgttcccctccccaccctccccccattgccaccgtccccccaacaatcacgttcactgggggttcagtcttagcaggacccagggcttccctttccactggtgctcttactaggatattcactgctacctatgaggtcagagtccagggtcagtccatgtatagtctttaggtagtggcttagtccctggaagctctggttgcttggcattgttgttcataaggggtctcgagccccttcgagctcttccagttctttctctgattccttcaacgggggtcctattctcagttcagtggtttgctgctggcattcgcctctgtatttgctgtattctggctgtgtctctcaggagagatctacatccggctcctgtcggcctgcacttctttgcttcatccatcttgtctaattgggtggctgtatatgtatgggccacatgtggggcaggctctgaatgggtgttccttttgtgtctgttttaatctttgcctctctattccctgccaagggtagtcttgttccccttttattgttgtttttttttttttttttcttttttctttttttcggatctggggaccgaacccagggccttgcgctcctaggcaagcgctctaccactgagctaaatccccaaccccttgttccccttttaaagaaggagtaaagcattcacattttgatcatctgtcttgagtttcatttgttctaggcatctagggtaattcaagcatttgggctaatagccacttatcaatgagtgcataccatgtgtgtttttctgtgattgggttacctcactcaggatgatattttccagttccaaccatttgcctacgaatttcataaagtcattgtttttgatagctgagtaatattccactgtgtccattccattgtctgtatccattcctctgttgaagggcatctgggttctttccagcttctggctattataaataaggctgctatgaacatagtggagcacgtgtcttttttatatgttggggcatcttttgggtatatgcccaagagaggtatagctgggtcctcaggcagttcaatgtccaattttctgaggaacctccagactgatttccagaatggttgtaccagtttgcaatcccaccagcaatggaggagtgttcctctttctccgcatcctcgccagcatctgctgtcatctgattTTTGGTCTTAGTCtttctgactggtgggaggtggattctcaggttttttttgatttgcatttcccttatgactaaagatgttgaacatttctttaggtgtttctcagccattcggcattcctcagctgtgaattctttgtttagctctgaaccccatttttaatagggttatttgtctccctctggtctaacttttgagttctttgtatattttggatataaggcctctatctgttgtaggattggtaaagatctttttccaatctgttggttgctgttttgtcctaaccacagtgtcctttgccttacagaagctttgcagttttatgagatcccatttgttgattcttgatcttagagcataagccattggtgttttgttcaggaaattttttccagtgcccatgtgtttgagatgctgccctagtttttcttctattagtttgagtgtatctggtttgatgtggaggtccttgatccacttggacttaagctttgtacagggtgataagcatggatcaatttgcattcttctacatgttgacctccacttgaaccaaaaccatttgctgaaaatgctatcttttttccattggatggttttggctcctttgtcaaaaatcaagtgcccataggtgtgtgggttcatttctgggtcttcaattctgttccattggtctatctgtctgtctctgtaccaataccatgcagtttttatcactattgctctgtaatactgcttgagttcagggatagtgattccccctgaagtccttttttattgttgaggatagttttagctatcctgggttttttgttattccagatgaatttgcaaattgttctgtctaactctttgaagaattggattggtattttgatggggattgcattgaatctgtagatcgcttttggtaaaatggccatttttactatattaatcctgccaatccatgagcatgggagatctttccatcttctgaggtcttcttcaatttctttcttcagagtcttgaagttcttattgtacagatcttttactcaGCAAAAATGTttaatagatctttttaaaaagtgtgttgtGTATGTCTCTGCGTGCACCTGCACATGTGCCGTTGTGTGCCAGGGCTAGAAGCTGGCACTGGGTGTCCTCTAGCAGTCCACCTGTTTCTCTGGCATAGGCTCTCTCCCTAAACCTCCGACTGGTGTGTTCTCAGGTAGgagctcctgtctccaccctttcacgcctggagttacaggcacataCTGgcttatgggtgctgggatcctgATCTGGGCCTCACGATTGTGTGTGGTGAGTACTcctgaccgctgagccatctctccagccacccctctgcttttgaaacagggtcttactgtgtaacccaaAGTAGTCTCAAACTCATGTTCCTGACTGTCAGTCTTCTCAGATTGTTAACAGATAGCTCCAAAGTTTTGCTCGGCCACAAGCCAGCCTTCCTACTCCACAGACCACACATCTTCGCATTTCTTGTGTTCACTCTCTGCAGGGGAGACAGATGTCAATAGTTGGAGTGTGGTTTATGGTCATCTCTATGCAAATGTACATAACCAACTGATgtcaattctttttgtttttcttgacacAGGTACCACTTCAAGAGCTCGTTGAGTACAAGGCGTAAGGGACAGCCGGAACCTGTGTTTAACCTCTTTGTTACTCTTTCATCACTGAGCATAGCGTTTGTTTTAGATGGTAGTTGATACCTTGTGTTTCCTGGCATAATTTATCGCATAGTTTTTTTGTGAACGTGTAATTTTATCAGCACACCCTTGATTTCCCTGCAATGATTGTGAGTTTTCTTGATGTGGCAGCATCTACTGAtatacttaaaaatgtttttttattttatttgttatgggtgttttgcctgagtatgtgtgtgcagggtCCCCATAGTCTAcgagagggcattagatcccttggaactggagtttcagagcGCTGTGAGCCTCCTGCTAGGCAGATGCTGGATTCTAATCCAGTTCCGCTGGAAGAACGAGTGATCTTAACCACAAGCATCTCTTCATTCCCAGAAATACACTTCTTTTTTGTCGTTTCCTTTGGAGAACATTCCTGGCTAAGATGGGATGTTCTAACACTCATTTGTGCCAGTTTAGGTTTTTATtacctgacacaagctaaagtcatcagagaagaaaCTTAACTGAAAAGATTTTGCTGTTGGATTGTCCTGTGGGCAAGTTTATGGGTCTCTTCCTTGATGGATAACATGTGAGAGGACCCATCTCACTGTGGAGAGTGCCACCCTAGCAAGTAACAAAGACTAAGCCAGTCAACAGTGTTTGGCCAcaacctctgcttcagttcctgcttccaggttcctgtccttccctccctcccgtcATGAATTGTAagcagaaataaatcctttcctcctcaagttgcttttgattatgGAGTTTACCACGGCGATAGAAGGCAAAACAGACACTACTGTAGTTTTAGTTTGGTAACAGCTGATTTAGATTTTTGTATCTATAAGTAAGATGAATCTATAACTTTCTTCATTTCATGTTTTCCttcatggcacacatgtggagttcagaggtcaACTTGGTTCCCTTTGTCTTAATGTGGGTCCCTGGAACGGAACTCAGGTCGTCAGTTTGGGTGGCAAGcaactttacccactgggccattttGTCTTTATAGGGCTTGAAGGACTTCCATTATCCATCCTGCTGCTGGGTTGTCTCCAGACTGCACCACCCCCAGCTAAGGAAGCCCAGTAGTAGGCCCAGAGAAACAGTTTTGTCAGAATTATCAACACAGTATCCCCTTTACTTTGTGATTCCTGGACTAACCCATCAGTCACAGGCCAGCAGCGCAAGTTTCCCAAAAATGTAGTTGGACAACAATAATTGAGGAAGGATCTGTGTCTTCAGATATGCCGTCCTCCCACTCAAACTC
It includes:
- the Adam30 gene encoding disintegrin and metalloproteinase domain-containing protein 30, which translates into the protein MRSVWASLPQHRWLLLAMLFLEAMAEDLLFDPDWGFDSYEITIPKVLSLRKEAQGVDSSLSYLLHIEGKERVVHLRPKKLLLPRHLPVFSFTKEDSLIEDYPHIPDQCNYVGFVEGSQEAESTLSTCMGGLRGVLNIDSRYYQIEPLRASPRFEHVVYLLTEDNSGNETCGVVDEETDGPTAEEEEVARIKNFHQSYKHQRYLELVMVFDLSRYVFTRGNMTRMVEDAILLASIADTYFQDVSLKIQLKALEVWTQFDKIHLYYSSLSQVLGQFVLYKRASLQHRLPADWTHLYIARRYSDATAWSWGRACEEFHAGSASSFLNVNLLGPATWTAHEMGHCVGMYHDEEFCQCRGRKSCVMGTGRTGFSNCSYHQYFLHASYKMSYCLSDFPKLHIVERCGNKIVENKEECDCGSEEECKSDLCCGPDCKWKEGVNCSSGLCCHKCNFLPSGYVCREEKNECDLAEYCDGLSGFCPKDYYKQDGTPCRYGGFCFNKGCRSRSLQCQAIFGRRAKEAPRQCYDAVNMIGDQSGNCGIVNFTRYTKCHRDNTVCGRLQCVNIKAVPIFPDHTLLLSTHLKRDNLKCWGTSYHGTMIPHGVPDIGDVNDGTSCGSNRVCLNRTCVDYATLKFDCLPKKCNSRGVCNNKKNCHCTYGWEPPFCVEVGYGGSIDSGPPGPRARLEKVHLLYVLRTILFIFSVFVVCFTQRMKNLFRNRQQKKLAETQGKKR